From Tripterygium wilfordii isolate XIE 37 chromosome 13, ASM1340144v1, whole genome shotgun sequence, the proteins below share one genomic window:
- the LOC120012731 gene encoding pentatricopeptide repeat-containing protein At3g49730-like: MQRFSSRSLRLINLSLSSKPNGPTNLFHLSLYSQIHRPANPNDDSYKNNNRFLNDRTNEFGPVNVATNEQAKRTESHNPDEFAAEVERIYRILRKFHSRGPKLELALQESGVVLRSGLAERVLNRCGDAGNLGYRFFVWASKQPGHRHSYEVYKAMVKILGKMKQFGTVWALMEEMRKENPQFITPELFVVLMRRFASARMVKKAIEVLDEMPNYGCEPDEYVFGCLLDALCKNGSVKEAASLFEDMRVRFSPSLKHFTSLLYGWCREGKLMEAKHILVQMREAGFEPDIVVYNNLLSGYAVAGKMADAFDLLKEMRRKGCEPNENSYTILIQALCGKEKMDEAMRVFVEMERSGCQADIVTYTSLISGFCKWGKIDKGYEILDSMIQRGHMPNQMTYLHVMLAHEKREELEECLELMEEMRKIGCVPDLSIYNVVIRLTCKLGEVKEGVRVWNEMEASGFSPGLDTFVVMIHGLLGQGCWVEACDYFKEMAGRGLLSAPQYGTLKELLNSLLRAEKLEMAKDVWSCILSTGCDLNVYAWTIWIHALFSNRHVKEACSYCLDMMDADVMPQPDTFAKLMRGLKKLYNRQLAVEITDKVRKMAADRQITFKMYKRRGERDLKEKIKEKKDGRKRRARRRQWGGGLGRAKIL, encoded by the coding sequence ATGCAGAGATTTTCTTCGAGAAGTTTACGTCTCATAAATCTCTCGCTTTCCTCCAAGCCAAACGGCCCCACCAACCTCTTTCACTTGAGCCTTTACTCTCAAATTCACAGACCCGCCAACCCCAACGACGACAGCTACAAAAACAACAATCGTTTTTTGAATGATCGAACAAACGAGTTTGGTCCCGTCAATGTCGCGACCAACGAGCAAGCGAAACGGACAGAGAGTCATAACCCGGATGAGTTTGCGGCGGAGGTGGAGAGAATATACAGGATTTTGCGGAAATTCCACTCTCGAGGCCCTAAACTGGAGCTGGCTCTGCAAGAATCAGGCGTCGTTCTGCGTTCTGGTTTAGCTGAACGAGTGTTGAATCGGTGTGGCGATGCTGGAAATTTGGGGTACAGGTTCTTCGTGTGGGCATCGAAGCAGCCCGGTCACAGGCACAGCTACGAGGTCTACAAAGCCATGGTGAAGATTTTGGGTAAAATGAAGCAGTTCGGCACAGTTTGGGCTCTTATGGAAGAAATGAGGAAGGAGAATCCTCAGTTCATAACGCCCGAGTTGTTTGTGGTTTTGATGAGGAGGTTTGCCTCTGCGAGAATGGTTAAGAAGGCAATTGAAGTGTTAGACGAAATGCCCAATTACGGCTGCGAGCCCGATGAGTATGTTTTTGGGTGCTTGTTGGATGCCTTGTGCAAGAATGGAAGTGTAAAGGAGGCCGCTTCTCTTTTTGAGGATATGAGGGTAAGATTTAGTCCAAGCTTGAAGCACTTTACTTCATTGCTGTATGGTTGGTGTAGAGAAGGGAAGCTTATGGAGGCTAAGCATATATTGGTGCAAATGAGGGAGGCAGGATTCGAGCCGGATATTGTTGTTTATAACAATTTGTTAAGTGGTTATGCAGTTGCAGGCAAAATGGCTGATGCATTTGATTTGTTGAAGGAGATGAGGAGGAAAGGCTGTGAGCCAAACGAGAATTCCTACACAATTTTGATTCAGGCTCTTTGTGGGAAGGAAAAAATGGACGAGGCGATGCGGGTGTTTGTTGAGATGGAGAGGAGTGGTTGTCAGGCAGATATTGTGACATACACTAGTTTGATTAGTGGTTTTTGTAAGTGGGGGAAGATTGATAAGGGTTATGAGATTTTGGATAGTATGATTCAGAGAGGGCATATGCCAAATCAGATGACTTATTTGCATGTAATGTTAGCTCATGAGAAGAGGGAAGAGTTGGAAGAATGTTTGGAACTGATGGAGGAAATGCGAAAGATTGGTTGTGTTCCTGATCTTAGCATTTACAATGTAGTGATAAGGTTGACTTGCAAGTTGGGAGAGGTGAAAGAAGGTGTTCGAGTTTGGAATGAGATGGAAGCAAGTGGGTTTAGTCCTGGGCTGGATACCTTTGTTGTTATGATTCATGGGCTTCTTGGTCAAGGATGCTGGGTTGAAGCTTGTGACTACTTTAAAGAGATGGCCGGGAGAGGTCTTTTATCGGCTCCACAATATGGTACATTGAAAGAGTTGCTGAATTCCCTTTTGAGAGCTGAGAAGCTTGAAATGGCTAAAGATGTATGGAGTTGCATTTTGAGTACAGGATGCGACCTTAATGTGTATGCCTGGACCATTTGGATTCATGCACTCTTCTCGAATAGGCATGTGAAGGAGGCTTGTTCATATTGTTTGGATATGATGGATGCAGATGTAATGCCACAGCCGGATACTTTTGCTAAACTCATGCGTGGTTTAAAGAAGCTATATAATAGACAGCTTGCTGTAGAGATTACTGATAAAGTAAGGAAGATGGCTGCAGATAGGCAGATCACTTTTAAAATGTATAAAAGGCGAGGAGAGAGAGACTTGAAAGAGAAAATTAAGGAGAAAAAGGATGGGAGGAAGAGGAGGGCTCGTAGACGTCAATGGGGTGGAGGCCTTGGTAGAGCTAAGATTTTATAG
- the LOC120012732 gene encoding GTP-binding protein At3g49725, chloroplastic isoform X1, producing the protein MIRAIDVWRRTHRSSLLTGTLAPKHQSPSPSQSSCLSPIYVLSLTFATSSLKKQKNKEEDPYDFLNKDPTSPPRLLVVQPRLRPEKYFQAKLNEALCLANSLEEQRDGYFHIDFFNKDLPPQVIVQNPVMSSKPRADSYFGRGTVETIKCHLTAETKGEVDAVFVNALLSGIQQRNLERAWGKPVLDRVGLIIEIFNAHAHSKEAKLQAELAALMYKRSRLVRVRGSDGRSTFGADGDIEVVSARGRGSGGRGFISGAGETELQLQRRRITERRNTLLSQIEEVRRTRALQRAARKKQGGLHDKKLVTVAVVGYTNAGKSTLVSTLSNSDLYSDDRLFATLDPRLKSVVLPSGDLIKHPILRRKVLLSDTVGFISDLPLQLVKAFHATLEEVVEADLLVHVLDCTAPNLDEHRSTVLQVLRQIGVSDEKLQNMIEVWNKIDYEEEEANADEYLNDGGDAEAENSSMASELSDEGSIDDNVSAADDNASELLHGDLEQIDNKQDDTSNDWLLAEDDDENFAYWNNPSESLSSQMTGKDECEAQLDPDVKISAISGVGLQQLLEIIDERLKTQDEMAKANNVVERSLFDRKWRPSRTEEASVAVEN; encoded by the exons ATGATCAGAGCAATTGATGTCTGGCGGAGAACGCATCGCAGTTCCCTCCTCACCGGAACCCTAGCACCGAAGCACCAATCTCCATCACCTTCGCAGTCATCTTGTCTTTCTCCGATTTATGTTCTATCTTTAACGTTCGCTACTTCGTCATTGAAGAAGCAGAAGAACAAGGAGGAGGACCCGTATGATTTTCTAAACAAGGACCCAACGAGCCCCCCTCGGCTCTTAGTGGTTCAGCCTCGCCTCCGCCCAGAAAAATACTTTCAGGCTAAGCTCAACGAAGCTCTCTGCCTCGCCAATTCCTTGGAGGAACAGCGAGATGGGTACTTCCATATTGACTTCTTCAACAAGGACTTACCTCCACAAGTCATTGTACAAAACCCGGTTATGTCTTCTAAGCCCCGAGCAG ATTCTTATTTTGGACGTGGGACTGTAGAAACTATCAAATGCCATCTAACTGCTGAAACAAAG GGTGAAGTCGATGCTGTTTTTGTAAATGCTCTTCTATCTGGAATTCAGCAGCGAAACTTGGAG CGAGCTTGGGGCAAACCGGTACTGGATCGAGTTGGCCTTATAATTGAGATTTTTAATGCTCATGCTCATTCAAAGGAAGCGAAGCTGCAG GCTGAATTAGCTGCTCTTATGTATAAAAGGAGTAGGCTTGTTAGAGTTCGTGGTTCTGATGGACGCTCTACTTTTGGAGCGGATGGTGATATTGAAGTTGTTAGTGCGCGAGG GAGAGGAAGTGGAGGCCGTGGCTTTATAAGTGGTGCTGGAGAAACTGAACTTCAGCTTCAACGAAGAAG AATTACGGAAAGACGGAATACTCTGTTATCGCAAATTGAAGAGGTCCGTCGTACTCGAGCTTTGCAACGTGCTGCTCGGAAGAAGCAAGGTGGATTACATGATAAAAAATTAGTAACGGTTGCTGTTGTAGGGTACACCAATGCT GGGAAATCTACATTAGTCAGTACACTTTCAAATAGTGATTTGTACAGCGATGATCG ATTGTTTGCTACATTGGATCCCAGATTGAAGAGTGTTGTTCTTCCTTCAGG TGATCTAATTAAACATCCAATACTCAGGAGGAAAGTGCTTCTTAGTGATACTGTTGGATTTATATCAGATTTACCTCTGCAG TTAGTAAAAGCATTTCATGCAACCTTGGAAGAAGTGGTGGAGGCTGATCTCCTAGTG CATGTCTTAGATTGCACTGCCCCGAATCTTGATGAGCATCGGTCTACTGTGCTGCAAGTTCTTCGACAGATAGGAGTTTCAGATGAGAAGCTTCAGAATATGATTGAAGTCTGGAATAAG ATTGATTATGAAGAAGAGGAAGCGAACGCTGATGAATATCTTAATGATGGTGGAGATGCCGAGGCAGAAAACAGTAGCATGGCGTCCGAGCTATCAGATGAAGGGTCCATTGATGACAATGTTTCTGCTGCTGATGATAATGCATCCGAGTTACTACATGGAGATCTTGAGCAGATAGACAACAAGCAAGATGATACCTCTAATGACTGGCTATTGGCagaggatgatgatgagaaCTTTGCGTATTGGAATAACCCAAGCGAGTCGCTTAGCTCCCAGATGACAGGAAAAGATGAATGTGAAGCTCAGCTTGATCCAGATGTCAAAATATCTGCCATTTCAGGAGTTGGCTTGCAACAACTGCTGGAAATCATTGATGAAAGGCTGAAGACCCAGGATGAGATGGCGAAGGCAAATAATGTGGTCGAAAGGAGTTTGTTTGACAGAAAATGGAGACCCTCTCGTACAGAAGAGGCGAGCGTAGCTGTTGAGAACTAG
- the LOC120012732 gene encoding GTP-binding protein At3g49725, chloroplastic isoform X2, giving the protein MIRAIDVWRRTHRSSLLTGTLAPKHQSPSPSQSSCLSPIYVLSLTFATSSLKKQKNKEEDPYDFLNKDPTSPPRLLVVQPRLRPEKYFQAKLNEALCLANSLEEQRDGYFHIDFFNKDLPPQVIVQNPVMSSKPRADSYFGRGTVETIKCHLTAETKGEVDAVFVNALLSGIQQRNLERAWGKPVLDRVGLIIEIFNAHAHSKEAKLQAELAALMYKRSRLVRVRGSDGRSTFGADGDIEVVSARGRGSGGRGFISGAGETELQLQRRRITERRNTLLSQIEEVRRTRALQRAARKKQGGLHDKKLVTVAVVGYTNAGKSTLVSTLSNSDLYSDDRLFATLDPRLKSVVLPSGRKVLLSDTVGFISDLPLQLVKAFHATLEEVVEADLLVHVLDCTAPNLDEHRSTVLQVLRQIGVSDEKLQNMIEVWNKIDYEEEEANADEYLNDGGDAEAENSSMASELSDEGSIDDNVSAADDNASELLHGDLEQIDNKQDDTSNDWLLAEDDDENFAYWNNPSESLSSQMTGKDECEAQLDPDVKISAISGVGLQQLLEIIDERLKTQDEMAKANNVVERSLFDRKWRPSRTEEASVAVEN; this is encoded by the exons ATGATCAGAGCAATTGATGTCTGGCGGAGAACGCATCGCAGTTCCCTCCTCACCGGAACCCTAGCACCGAAGCACCAATCTCCATCACCTTCGCAGTCATCTTGTCTTTCTCCGATTTATGTTCTATCTTTAACGTTCGCTACTTCGTCATTGAAGAAGCAGAAGAACAAGGAGGAGGACCCGTATGATTTTCTAAACAAGGACCCAACGAGCCCCCCTCGGCTCTTAGTGGTTCAGCCTCGCCTCCGCCCAGAAAAATACTTTCAGGCTAAGCTCAACGAAGCTCTCTGCCTCGCCAATTCCTTGGAGGAACAGCGAGATGGGTACTTCCATATTGACTTCTTCAACAAGGACTTACCTCCACAAGTCATTGTACAAAACCCGGTTATGTCTTCTAAGCCCCGAGCAG ATTCTTATTTTGGACGTGGGACTGTAGAAACTATCAAATGCCATCTAACTGCTGAAACAAAG GGTGAAGTCGATGCTGTTTTTGTAAATGCTCTTCTATCTGGAATTCAGCAGCGAAACTTGGAG CGAGCTTGGGGCAAACCGGTACTGGATCGAGTTGGCCTTATAATTGAGATTTTTAATGCTCATGCTCATTCAAAGGAAGCGAAGCTGCAG GCTGAATTAGCTGCTCTTATGTATAAAAGGAGTAGGCTTGTTAGAGTTCGTGGTTCTGATGGACGCTCTACTTTTGGAGCGGATGGTGATATTGAAGTTGTTAGTGCGCGAGG GAGAGGAAGTGGAGGCCGTGGCTTTATAAGTGGTGCTGGAGAAACTGAACTTCAGCTTCAACGAAGAAG AATTACGGAAAGACGGAATACTCTGTTATCGCAAATTGAAGAGGTCCGTCGTACTCGAGCTTTGCAACGTGCTGCTCGGAAGAAGCAAGGTGGATTACATGATAAAAAATTAGTAACGGTTGCTGTTGTAGGGTACACCAATGCT GGGAAATCTACATTAGTCAGTACACTTTCAAATAGTGATTTGTACAGCGATGATCG ATTGTTTGCTACATTGGATCCCAGATTGAAGAGTGTTGTTCTTCCTTCAGG GAGGAAAGTGCTTCTTAGTGATACTGTTGGATTTATATCAGATTTACCTCTGCAG TTAGTAAAAGCATTTCATGCAACCTTGGAAGAAGTGGTGGAGGCTGATCTCCTAGTG CATGTCTTAGATTGCACTGCCCCGAATCTTGATGAGCATCGGTCTACTGTGCTGCAAGTTCTTCGACAGATAGGAGTTTCAGATGAGAAGCTTCAGAATATGATTGAAGTCTGGAATAAG ATTGATTATGAAGAAGAGGAAGCGAACGCTGATGAATATCTTAATGATGGTGGAGATGCCGAGGCAGAAAACAGTAGCATGGCGTCCGAGCTATCAGATGAAGGGTCCATTGATGACAATGTTTCTGCTGCTGATGATAATGCATCCGAGTTACTACATGGAGATCTTGAGCAGATAGACAACAAGCAAGATGATACCTCTAATGACTGGCTATTGGCagaggatgatgatgagaaCTTTGCGTATTGGAATAACCCAAGCGAGTCGCTTAGCTCCCAGATGACAGGAAAAGATGAATGTGAAGCTCAGCTTGATCCAGATGTCAAAATATCTGCCATTTCAGGAGTTGGCTTGCAACAACTGCTGGAAATCATTGATGAAAGGCTGAAGACCCAGGATGAGATGGCGAAGGCAAATAATGTGGTCGAAAGGAGTTTGTTTGACAGAAAATGGAGACCCTCTCGTACAGAAGAGGCGAGCGTAGCTGTTGAGAACTAG
- the LOC120011745 gene encoding probable pectin methylesterase CGR2: protein MSRRQVSSTRRLVDSGSFPFAGALHSKSRSSPFLSIGLVLLGAFLLIAYAYSGSGVFGGGKEALSKVEGDFSCTLEVQSAIPLLKEAYGDGMDKVLHVGPDTCSVVSKLLKEEDTEAWGLDPYDIEDADANCNSLVRKGIVRVADIKFPLPYRAKSFSLVIVSDALDYLSPKYLNKTLPEIARVAADDLVIFTGSPGQQRAKVAELSKFGRPAKMRSSSWWIRLFVQTSLEENEAAIKKFEQAALQRSYKPTCQVFHLKPYH, encoded by the exons ATGTCAAGGCGACAAGTAAGTTCCACACGGCGACTTGTCGACAGTGGAAGCTTTCCATTTGCAGGAGCATTGCATTCAAAGTCACGTTCCTCTCCCTTTTTATCCATTGGCCTTGTCCTCCTG GGAGCATTTCTTCTTATTGCCTATGCTTATAGCGGCTCAG GTGTATTTGGAGGTGGCAAAGAAGCTCTTAGTAAGGTGGAAG GTGACTTTTCTTGCACATTAGAAGTTCAAAGTGCAATACCTCTTTTGAAGGAAGCATATGGCGATGGCATGGACAAAGTTCTGCATGTGGGCCCTGACACTTGTTCAGTAGTATCTAAACTGTTAAAAGAAGAGGACACTGAAGCTTGGGGTCTAGATCCATATGACATAGAGGATGCAGATGCAAACTGCAATAGCCTTGTGCGCAAAGGCATCGTGCGTGTGGCTGATATCAAGTTCCCCTTGCCCTACAGGGCAAAGTCATTTTCTCTCGTTATTGTCTCAGATGCTCTTGATTACCTGTCTCCAAAATACTTGAACAAGACTCTTCCAGAAATTGCAAGAGTTGCTGCTGATGATCTTGTCATATTTACAG GTTCTCCTGGTCAACAAAGAGCTAAAGTTGCAGAGTTATCTAAGTTTGGACGACCG GCCAAAATGCGGAGTTCATCATGGTGGATTCGCCTTTTTGTCCAGACAAGCttagaagaaaatgaagctgcCATTAAGAAGTTTGAGCAGGCTGCATTACAGAGGTCATACAAGCCAACCTGTCAAGTTTTCCATCTCAAACCATACCATTAA
- the LOC120013436 gene encoding 1-aminocyclopropane-1-carboxylate synthase-like: protein MTLLSRKATCNSHGQDSSYFLGWQEYEKNPYHEINNPNGIIQMGLAENQLSFDLLESWLAKNPDAAGFKRDGQSIFRELALFQDYHGMPAFKNALVDFMSEIRGNKVSFDPNKIVLTAGATSANETLMFCLADPGDAFLIPTPYYPGFDRDLKWRTGVEIVPIHCTSSNGFQITEPALQQAYQEAQQRNLRVKGVLVTNPSNPLGTSMTRAELNLLLNFITEKEIHLISDEIYSGTVFSSPGFVSIMEVLKERKCDINTSQVWNQVHIVYSLSKDLGLPGFRVGAIYSNDDMVVAAATKMSSFGLVSSQTQYLLSAMLSDKKFTKKYVKENQKRLKQRQQMLVSGLDKAGISCLKSNSGLFCWVDMRHLLRTNTFEAELELWRKIVYEVRLNISPGSSCHCTEPGWFRVCFANMSEETLSLAMERLKTYVDSITINNSNNHRNAKSSRRRSLTKWVFRLSFDDREPEQR from the exons ATGACGTTGTTGTCTAGAAAAGCCACGTGCAACTCTCATGGGCAAGATTCATCATACTTCCTAGGATGGCAGGAATATGAGAAGAACCCATACCATGAAATCAACAATCCCAATGGCATCATTCAGATGGGTCTTGCAGAAAATCAGCTCTCCTTTGATCTTCTCGAGTCCTGGCTTGCAAAGAACCCTGACGCAGCTGGGTTCAAGAGAGATGGCCAATCCATATTCAGAGAGCTCGCCCTCTTCCAGGATTATCACGGCATGCCAGCCTTCAAAAAT GCATTGGTGGATTTTATGTCAGAAATAAGAGGCAACAAAGTCTCCTTTGATCCCAACAAGATAGTCCTCACTGCCGGTGCAACTAGTGCCAATGAGACCCTCATGTTTTGTCTTGCTGACCCCGGCGACGCCTTTCTTATTCCAACACCATACTATCCAGG ATTTGATAGAGATCTCAAGTGGCGAACAGGGGTTGAGATTGTACCAATTCACTGTACAAGCTCCAATGGCTTTCAAATTACTGAACCAGCTCTCCAACAAGCCTACCAAGAAGCACAACAACGTAACTTGAGAGTCAAAGGTGTCCTTGTAACCAACCCCTCCAATCCACTCGGTACCTCAATGACTCGAGCTGAACTCAATCTCCTCCTCAACTTCATTACTGAGAAAGAGATTCATCTCATAAGTGACGAGATTTATTCGGGAACCGTTTTTAGCTCTCCGGGGTTTGTATCCATCATGGAAGTTCTCAAGGAGAGGAAATGTGATATTAACACTAGTCAAGTATGGAACCAAGTCCACATAGTGTACAGTCTCTCAAAAGACCTTGGTCTCCCTGGTTTCCGAGTTGGCGCAATCTATTCCAACGATGACATGGTTGTAGCCGCAGCGACAAAGATGTCAAGTTTTGGACTTGTTTCATCACAAACTCAGTATCTTCTCTCTGCAATGCTATCCGATAAAAAGTTTACGAAGAAGTACGTAAAGGAGAACCAAAAGAGGCTTAAACAAAGACAACAAATGCTTGTCTCGGGGCTTGATAAAGCGGGCATAAGCTGCCTTAAAAGTAATTCTGGCTTGTTTTGTTGGGTTGACATGCGACATCTCTTGAGGACCAATACTTTTGAAGCTGAGCTTGAGCTATGGAGAAAGATTGTCTACGAAGTTCGCTTGAACATCTCCCCTGGCTCTTCCTGCCATTGCACCGAGCCAGGCTGGTTTAGAGTTTGCTTTGCCAACATGTCCGAAGAAACTCTAAGCCTTGCAATGGAAAGATTGAAGACATATGTGGACTCCATCACCATTAATAATAGCAACAACCACCGTAACGCCAAAAGTTCTAGAAGGAGGTCACTCACAAAGTGGGTTTTCCGGCTATCGTTTGACGACCGTGAGCCTGAACAACGATAG
- the LOC120013596 gene encoding transcription factor RAX3-like gives MGRAPCCDKANVKKGPWSPEEDTKLKAYIEQHGTGGNWIALPQKIGLKRCGKSCRLRWLNYLRPNIKHGGFTEEEDNIICSLYINIGSRWSIIAAQLPGRTDNDIKNYWNTRLKKKLLGKHQRKQQEARRSIKRQSHHHHQDNNFMFAGSKTVQTQTTSNSPYYKPEVGSAAGLVMNNIQYHHNSVDIDDFIRNLLIKLGGRFSNDNPHQQPITNSLIYPPVQMFTPENQLYAHSSSSTPCSTWNSTCTNYYSTVSQQYPEAVPDHNDHMFENLTVDELPQQLDDDLESCLFGMEMVMMSTESSINTWGDMMMSNSNSLVYPHQIVSDYSNLI, from the exons atggGAAGAGCTCCTTGCTGTGACAAGGCCAACGTGAAGAAAGGACCTTGGTCGCCTGAGGAAGATACCAAACTCAAGGCCTATATCGAGCAGCACGGCACCGGCGGCAACTGGATCGCCTTGCCCCAGAAGATAG GCCTCAAGAGATGTGGGAAGAGCTGTCGGCTTCGATGGCTAAACTATCTACGGCCCAATATTAAACATGGAGGATTCACAGAGGAAGAAGACAACATTATTTGCAGCCTCTACATCAACATTGGAAGCAG gtggtcTATAATTGCTGCACAATTACCTGGTAGAACAGATAATGACATAAAGAACTACTGGAACACAAGGCTTAAGAAGAAGCTCCTTGGCAAGCATCAGCGAAAACAACAAGAAGCAAGGCGATCCATTAAGAGACaaagtcatcatcatcatcaagataATAACTTTATGTTTGCTGGATCAAAAACAGTTCAAACCCAAACCACTAGTAATTCTCCTTATTATAAGCCAGAGGTGGGCTCTGCAGCAGGACTAGTGATGAACAATATCCAATATCATCACAACAGCGTCGACATCGACGACTTCATCAGGAACTTGCTCATAAAACTTGGAGGAAggttttcaaatgataatcCTCATCAACAGCCAATTACAAACTCTCTGATATACCCACCAGTTCAAATGTTTACGCCAGAAAATCAACTATATGCTCACTCCTCCTCATCCACCCCTTGTTCAACCTGGAACTCCACATGTACTAATTATTATAGTACTGTTAGCCAGCAATATCCAGAAGCTGTTCCTGATCATAATGATCATATGTTTGAAAACTTGACAGTTGATGAATTGCCACAACAGTTAGATGATGATTTGGAGAGCTGCTTGTTTGGAAtggagatggtgatgatgagcACTGAAAGCTCTATTAATACTTGGGGAGATATGATGATGAGCAACTCCAACTCTCTTGTTTATCCTCATCAAATTGTTTCTGACTACTCCAACTTAATTTGA